TATTGCGGCGTCGCCTTGCGGCCCACGAACATGCTGGTGGCGCGGTTGAAGGCCACTTGGCAGGCATCAGTGCTTTCTATGTCGGTTGGCTGCTTCAATCGTTGGCTCTGCAACACGCGATGGACTACATCCACGTGCCCGCCATCGTGTTGGGGCTGCTGGTCATCGCATCGCACGAATGGAATCTCGCGATCTCCATTCGCAAACCGGTTATCGCCGCCTTCTTACTGCTGGCCATGTTGGCGTCGCCAATTCTGCGGCCCGAACGGCTTTCGAAATGGACGGCGTGTGTCAAAGAAGGCAGCTCACCTGCACTGAAAGCCAAACTGGCTCATGGAACGTTTCCAAACTGGAACGAACTTCACGACGTGGCGGAATTCCTTCGTGACCAGAACGTGAACGACTACGAACTGACGTGCCTGAACGTCCACAGCGTACACCTGTTTCGTGAACTGGACGTGCAACCCGCCACGCGCTACTGGTGCGTGAAAATTCTGCAGGAATTGTTTCCGTCTCGAAGCAGCCAAATCGAAGGCGCGGTCAAAAGCAGCGACGGTCGCTTTATCGTCACGGAGTCGATGGAGACCGGGCTCACGGGCGCGACCGCTTTGCCAACGTCCTATCCATGGAACCTTCCGGTCGTGTTCGAAAGTGGAACCTACCGAGTTCATGCAGTGACGCGGCCGGCTGACGCTCAAGCTGCGGCGATGGGCGACTCAATCCGATCGTTCTGACTCGATCGTCGAAGAGTTGCTGGAACTGCGCGGCAGGCCGCCGTCATAATGCAGATCCGCTGCCACAACCATGTGTATCGACCAGCTGTAACCCGACGTCGATAGTGGCCACTTCCAACGAATCCGCCGGAACGAGATCATGCCTGCCCAACGATGGTACTACGAACTGCTGTCACAGGAATTCGGGCCTGTCGCACAGGAACAAATCGATGATCTGGTGACCGACGGGACGCTGGCGCCGACCGACCGAGTCCGCAAAGACGATTCTGAGCTTTGGACAACCGTCGCGCAGATGCACGATGAGCAGGCGAGCGATGGACATGAAGCTGATCCGGGCGAATTAAGCGATCTGTCTGAGCTGTCGTTTTCGTTCGAAGACAACACGCCGACGGGCCCAGCACCAGATGAATTAGACATCGACAGTTTTAGTATTGAAGGCGATTCAGAATCGACGTTTGCGGAGAGCGAAGCAGCAAAGCGACGACGCCAGAAACTCGAAGCCCCGCAACAGCCCCCGGAGGCCGACACCCAGGAACCCGTTCCTGAACGTGCAACCGAACCGGCCGACCCGCCGGCCCCGAAACGCAAGGCAGCTCAACCAAAGAAGAAAGCGACTTCAAAGAAAGCCCCATCCGGCCGACCACTGAAGAAAAAGAAAAGGCGCAAGAAGAAGCAGGAAGATGAGTTTCTAAGCGAGATATTTTCGGAAGTCTTCACAGAAGATGGTGCCGTGAAGCCCGATCATCAGCCCGGCGAGACAGCAGCGGCTGTTGCACCTATCGCGGCTGAGTCCGCACCCGTCACACCGCCCGCAGCAGGGGCGGCAGCGCCAGCAATGCCATCGCCAGGTGCACCGTCGCCAGCTGTGCCTGCACCTCAGATTTCGCAACCCGCGGCCACGTCCGCCACAGCGGCTGGTTCATCGGCAGCAGCAACGGCTCTTGCTGGTGGGCAGCAGGCGTCCGGAGCTGTTGGGGCAGCCGCAGCGATTCCAACTCGCCCACCAGTACCACCACCGAAGAAAAAGAAGCGGGGCGGCGGTTTCACTCTGCCAACCATCGATGCCAAAGTGGCCGGGATCGTGGCCGGCGTGCTGTTGCTGGCAGCAGTCGTGGGCGGAGGCATGATGGGTTACATCTCTCTACCCGGTTTGGCCGTCGATGAAAAAGCGGCTGTCATGGATTTGTACGAGGAATACAAATCGATGTCGCAGGGCACCATTTCGCCGGATCAGTGGGGCAACTTTAGCGCGCGTGCTCGCGACATTGTGACCAAGGTCAACCGTCAGCTTGCGGCCAAGGGCGGTTCGATGACGCCCCAGGAATTCAAACTTCGAGCCGCCAGTCAGCGACTGGGAATGTTGGCGTCCGCGGACTTCTCCAACGACGAATCTCGGACCAGAGCATGGGCGGCTGTTGAAGAGGCAATGAAAGAAGTCAAATAACACGCGCTAACCACACCACCATTCTGCCACCTCGCGATCTCCACTTCACAGAAAGTTCATGATGCCAAAATCCCAATCGTTTTCGCGTCGACAAATGCTGGCTGCTGGAGCAGTCGCCGCTGCTGCAACCAGTCAACCGGTGAAGGCCGCGTTGCCGATCGCTCAGGCCACACGCGATGCCGTACCTGCTGACTTCCGGATCACCAACAAGCGGATCCGACAATCTGTGATGGGTTGGTGCTTTAACCCGATGCCGGTCCCGGAGCTCATCAAACATTGCGCCGACATCGGCCTGGAAGCGATTGAAGGCATTGATCCGAAGTTCTACCCGGAAGCCAAGAAACAGGGGCTGAAGATTTCTCTTGTTGGCAGCCATGGATTCGCCACGGGACCTGTCGACACCGCTAACCACGAAATGTGTGTGGCGAAACTAAAATCTTCAATCGACACGGCTGTGGAGTTCGGAGCACCCAGCGTGATCACCTTCACCGGCATGACGGTGAAGGGAATGGCCGACGCCACGGCGGAGAAGAACTGCCTGGACTGTTGGAAACAGGTAATCGATTACGCCACCGAGAAGAAGATTGTTCTGGTTCTGGAACATCTGAATTCTCGCGACGACAGTCACCCGATGAAGGGGCATCCGGGCTACTTCGGTGACGATGTCGAACGCTGCATCGATTTGGTCAAACGCATGGATTCGCCGTACTTCAAACTGTTGTTCGACGTCTACCATGTTCAAATCATGAACGGTGACGTCATTCGTCGCATCCAGAATTATCACTCGTTTATTGGTCACTACCACACGGCAGGTAACCCGGGCCGTAAAGAGCTCGATGAGACTCAGGAAATCAACTACCCGGCCGTGATGAAGGCGATTCTGGCAACGGGCTACGATCTGTTCGTGGCTCAGGAATTTATCCCAACATGGGACGATCCCATCCTCGCGCTACGGCATTCCGCGATGGTTTGTGACGTCTGATCGCTGCCCTTCGCGGGTAACCGTGCGGCTGCCGGTGGGAAACAGCACGGCCTGCTACCGCAAACCCTCTGTCCCTGCACCCGCAGCCTGCGTTTTACCGGTTCAAAACGGTAGACCGGCATTGTGATCGTAGAACTTGAATAATTCCTTCCAGAATCAGCACACGCATAACCGGAACAACTGGAATAACCGGACCAGCAAGTGCTGTCCGCACAAAAGTCCTCCGGAATAGACGGTGGTAGCGGTCATACGGTTCCGATATCGAAACTGTATCATTGAAAGTCGTCGCTGCAGGTCAGTTTGACCGATTGGGCCACGAGGAAGGATCCTCACAATTGCGGCGGCTTTTCATCAGGAACATCACCGATTCAAGTGTCGGATTCAATTCTCCAGGGAGGGGATCATGTTGGCTGTGCGTATCACAAAAACCAGCCTTCGCAGCTTCAGAGCAGTAGTGGCTTCAGCGATCGCTCCACTTCTGATTTCCGGCTGCGTTTCGACGTCAAGCATACCCGTCACGACGACTGCCGGCCCCGGTGGGTTTTGTGCCGATCCCGGTTGTACAACCGGCGTCTGTGCAACAGACATGACGGCAACGCCTGGCTGCAACAGTCCCACCGGCGTGGTGTGCTCGCCAGACGGTTGCGGTGACGCCGCATGCGGCGATGTCATGCAATGCAGCATGACCAACTGCGAAGTTCCTCGCGAACTTCGCAAGACGGCTCTGCCCGAATATCGAGTTGAAGCACCGGACGTGCTGCTGATTGAAGCAGCCAACAACCTGCGACCGGCCACCGCACCGGTCCTGGCAGGCGAGCCGTTGCTGATTCAGGTCGATCGCACGATCCCGGTCGACACCGCTGCCGACAAAGTGGCTCAGGCGTTCAAAACCATCAACGGGCCGTATGTCATTGGCACCGATGGTTATCTAAACCTCGGACCGGAATACGGCAAGGTTCTGTGTGCCGGAGAAACGCTGGCAGAAATCCAGCGACGCGTCGACACTCACCTGCGACGGATTCTGACGAACCCTCAGGTGCTGGTCACGCTGCCGGACCCAACGGCCAAGCAAATGGTCGCGGGACCTCACCTTGTACGACCGGACGGAACCGTTGGACTCGGTATCTATGGTGGCGTTTTCGTCGCCGGCATGACGCTGTCAGAAGTCAAGTGTGCTGTTGAACAACACCTCAGTGCTTACATGCACGCTCCTGAAGTGAGCGTCGACGTACTGGGCTACAACAGCAAATACTACTACGTGATCGCCGATGGCGGCGGTGCGGGTGAAAGAGTGACACGGCTGCCTTCAACCGGCAACGAAACCGTCTTGGATGCGGTTTCTCAGGTGAACGGTCTTCCGTCCATCGCCAACAAAGGACAGATCTGGATCGCTCGCCCCCAACCTGGCTGCAACTGCCCCGATCAGTTGCTGCATGTTGACTGGGACTCAATCGCTCGCGGAGCTCAAACGTGTACCAACTACCAGCTTCTGCCTGGTGACCGACTG
This DNA window, taken from Fuerstiella marisgermanici, encodes the following:
- a CDS encoding GYF domain-containing protein — translated: MPAQRWYYELLSQEFGPVAQEQIDDLVTDGTLAPTDRVRKDDSELWTTVAQMHDEQASDGHEADPGELSDLSELSFSFEDNTPTGPAPDELDIDSFSIEGDSESTFAESEAAKRRRQKLEAPQQPPEADTQEPVPERATEPADPPAPKRKAAQPKKKATSKKAPSGRPLKKKKRRKKKQEDEFLSEIFSEVFTEDGAVKPDHQPGETAAAVAPIAAESAPVTPPAAGAAAPAMPSPGAPSPAVPAPQISQPAATSATAAGSSAAATALAGGQQASGAVGAAAAIPTRPPVPPPKKKKRGGGFTLPTIDAKVAGIVAGVLLLAAVVGGGMMGYISLPGLAVDEKAAVMDLYEEYKSMSQGTISPDQWGNFSARARDIVTKVNRQLAAKGGSMTPQEFKLRAASQRLGMLASADFSNDESRTRAWAAVEEAMKEVK
- a CDS encoding TIM barrel protein; its protein translation is MMPKSQSFSRRQMLAAGAVAAAATSQPVKAALPIAQATRDAVPADFRITNKRIRQSVMGWCFNPMPVPELIKHCADIGLEAIEGIDPKFYPEAKKQGLKISLVGSHGFATGPVDTANHEMCVAKLKSSIDTAVEFGAPSVITFTGMTVKGMADATAEKNCLDCWKQVIDYATEKKIVLVLEHLNSRDDSHPMKGHPGYFGDDVERCIDLVKRMDSPYFKLLFDVYHVQIMNGDVIRRIQNYHSFIGHYHTAGNPGRKELDETQEINYPAVMKAILATGYDLFVAQEFIPTWDDPILALRHSAMVCDV
- a CDS encoding polysaccharide biosynthesis/export family protein, with translation MLAVRITKTSLRSFRAVVASAIAPLLISGCVSTSSIPVTTTAGPGGFCADPGCTTGVCATDMTATPGCNSPTGVVCSPDGCGDAACGDVMQCSMTNCEVPRELRKTALPEYRVEAPDVLLIEAANNLRPATAPVLAGEPLLIQVDRTIPVDTAADKVAQAFKTINGPYVIGTDGYLNLGPEYGKVLCAGETLAEIQRRVDTHLRRILTNPQVLVTLPDPTAKQMVAGPHLVRPDGTVGLGIYGGVFVAGMTLSEVKCAVEQHLSAYMHAPEVSVDVLGYNSKYYYVIADGGGAGERVTRLPSTGNETVLDAVSQVNGLPSIANKGQIWIARPQPGCNCPDQLLHVDWDSIARGAQTCTNYQLLPGDRLYVKADRFITFSTNLSKITAPFERLLGLTILGNGTVRTLQQGSSSFGGGGGGF